The genome window CATTAGATACCGGCATCGCCTTCTTAGCAGGGCTATTAATTATACCAGCACTATTTGTTGCACAGCATGCCGGACAGCAGGTATTTCAAGACAATCAATTAGTTGGTGAAGGACAATTAATTTTTCATATTTTACCTGAGTTATTTGCTTCAATGGGTTCGATTGGGTTAGTCGTTGCCACAGGCTTTTTCTTACTGTTATCAATTGCTGCGTTAACTTCAACTATTTCTTCAACGGAAGTACCTGTCGCCTATTTAGTGGAAGATAAAAACGTCTCTAGGCGCAAAGCTACTTGGTTAGTATCCGCAGTAGTATTATTCTTTTCTATGCTCTTAATTGCCTTTTTCGACGTGCTTTTTGGCGCCTTTATCCGAGTACTTACCACTATTTTACAGCCACTTAGCTGCTTATTTTACTTTATTGTTGTCGGTTGGTTATGGCACCGAGGTAATAAACTACGTGATAAGTCATTACAACACGGCAGAAAATATTTGGTGATGTGGGGCAACTATTTACGCTTTGTTTGCCCGGTATTGTTAACCGTGGTCTTTGTTAACGTAGCCATTTTAAACTAGCTAATAGCATTTATTCATTTAGGCTCAGGTAAAATCATTTGCCTGAGCTTTTATCTTTAAGCTTAAGTCATGCTAACCAGCACTTTCCTTACTTTGTATCACTTGTGCAACATGCTCTGCCCAAACTTTATAAGCTTGCTGCCCCGGATGAAAACCATCAGCTGCAATAAAGCGTTTATCTATAATTACGGGGGTTTGCACGAACGTGCACCCGATTTCTGTTAATGCCACCGCCCGCATTATCTGGTTAAACTGACGCGCCCTAAGCCCTAACCACCAGCGTAGCGGTTGTGGCAATGCCGGAAATAAATGCATCGGCGGCACACTGGAATAATAAATATGCTTTGCTGAAAACTTAGTTCGCAGCAGCTCAGCGATTACAGTTAAATTTTTCGTCCAAAGACGAGCACTTACCAGCTTGGTCACATCATTAACCCCGATAGAAATAACTACAACATCAACAGGGATTGCCGGCACCTTAGCTAGTTTACTCAATAATTGCGCCGATGAATCACCGGAATTAGCCAATAATTGCCAGGAAACGGAGCAACTACTCACTAATGCATCAAGCAGACGCCCACAAAGTGCATCTTGCTGGTGGTCAACACCAACTCCAGCAGCAGCTGAGTCTCCCACAATCAACAAAGAAAGTTTATCGCCATTACCTGACTCTCCCCCTCTTTCTCCTTGAGGCTCAGGCAATAGCGGTGTTTTCTTCCGAACAATTTTACCCTGAACATACAAAACAGGGCCAAGTAAGATTAGTGCGATGTGATAAAGCATACTTCCCCTCACTTCACCTATAAAAATATAAATGACTGGTCCTGAAATTAAATATGCACGCCAATCACAAGTCATTGGTGCAAATACTTCATTGATAACTTGTGTCTTTTTATGCTTTTCATCTAGCTGGTAATGCTTACTTGTATTTGCTATATCACGCCAAACTTTATGCACTATTCCCGACTTAATTAATCCATTCAACATATAAATGATGAGCAGTAATAGCAAAATTAAAGGCTATATAAGCATTAGACCAATCTTTTTCCAGTTGTTTGTATTCCCACTTAAGTTTACAAAGTAAGTCTTAACACGAATTTAATAATAACCGAGGTGTTTTCTTTATATTGCTTCCTGCCAATTAATAAACTCCTATCTAATGTTTACTCTTTATAAGAATTATTAAAATATTAATCACTAACATTATTACGGCTTTTTTCTTCCACGACACAAAACTAAATCAGCCTGCTTAACCGTTTGTTCAAAGCTTTCTTTTACGCCATGAGTACATGAGTAGCAGCACCGATTGAAATAGTTCCCTGACGGTTTTCAATTCATTCCGACAGTACTTTTTATCAGCCACATTAGTTTCCCCATGCCTCTGATATTGTTACTTGACAAACTGTATATGCAGAAAGCTGTTGATGAGCGACACCACGTACTCTAAATGTAGTGTTTGAATCTGGTTTTAACACGATATCATCGTCTGATACGGCAAAAGAGTCGATTAGTTGATTGTTGTCATCAAAAAATTCAACTTGGTATTGAATGCCTTTAAATTGGTAACCACTGACATTCTTTACCTCGCCTAAACAGGCAACATATTGAGTATCACCTTCGAGCTTAATCGAAATACTGTCTACCTTAGCCACTAAATTGTCGGCCGCTTGGTCTTTTAAATCACGTAAATAAAAATTTTCGTAAAAAATAAAGCCAAATATTCCAAGAATAAGAAAACTAAGTAAGGTAATTAAAATAGGGTTATTTTCTAAATTTGAAAATTTGGCCTGTAATGAACGACATTGCGGGCATTTTTTGGCACGCTCATCAATTTCACAAAAGCACATAATGCAGTTTTTAACATTTTTCATAACTTTCCTTCGTTGTTAAACCGTGTATTTAAAAGCCGACATCATCACATCTCATGTGGATTAATCACTGACGTTATTCCGTCCTTTTTTCTTAGCACGATACAGGGCTAAATCCGCTTGTTTGACTGTTTGTTCAAAGCTTTCTTTAACACTGCGGGTCGATACCCCGATTGAAATAGTCACACTGACGGTCTTCAATTCGTTCGATGTCTTACCCTGCCTTGCTTTTTTAGTTTTACGCAGTGGCTGACGTATGACAATTTTATAATCAGCTATATCCTGTCGTAAACGTTCAAGCTCTGCTATCACGTCTTGCGCAGTTTTACGTGGAAATATCGCGGTAAATTCTTCACCGCCATAGCGAAACACCCGACCGCCAGCGCGAATTGTTGCTAATTTCGACGCTACCAGCTTTAATACCTGATCGCCAATATCATGACCATAAGTATCATTAAATTTCTTAAAGTGATCGATATCTATCATGGCAACGCAATATTTTCGCCCTAAGGATAACGCATATTGATTGAGCGCTCTGCGCGATGGCAAACTAGTCAACTCATCGCGATACGCGAGATAATAAGAATCAATCACTACCACCAGAATATATTGGATAGCGATTAAGCTCAGCAACACTGACAACGGCATAGTGAGTTGCTGCTGATAAAATAAATTCGTAATAACTAAGCTAGTTAATACCGATGATGCAAACAGTGCTGGCTTACGTAAACTCTGATATAAAATAAATAACGCCACCGCATAAAGTGGCAATAACACCACCATAGCGCCGATATCAAAAGCAATAAACGGTTGCTGCTGATTATATTGTACCAGCCAATCTACGGCGTATAGCCAGCCTTTAGCCAAGCCCAGACATAACGTTAAACCGATTAAACGCATAACACCGTGGATCGATAATAATCCGCGATCTTTAATTAAAATGAGATAGGCCAAAGCAAATATTACCGCAACAAACAACCATTGTTGATTTGCATTAAGCCAGCTGTTACCAGCTATTACTCCTTGTTTAACCAGATAGAATAGACTGAGCGCTATTAGTAATAAGGTTATACGAGTACGACTAAATTGGGCAGAAAATAAAATGCCTACCGCTAAAATGCCATAAAGTACTTGTTCGATTAGTGCGAGTTTAACTTGCCATTTATTTTGTAAATAAAACGCGAATGCAAAAGTAAGCGAAACCGCTAAACCGGTCCATAAGGTGGTTTTTAACCCTTCTAATTTTTGTAGCAAATGATACCCCTCATTTATTTGCTATATGGCTTAAAACCTTACTATCTTAGCTATCGATAAAGTGTTTTACCATCTATAATTGAGCCTGAACTGGTAATAAGAATGAGTAATAAATATTAGTGATCTCACCCAGCTTGGTTGTAACAATGTTCCTTTTGTTCAGGCAAACAAAATAAAATTAACCAATATTGTTGCACTGATAACCACAGTGATCTCTGGGATTTATACCCTCAATTATTTGTTAGTTCTACAGCATACTACCGTAGCCATGATTAATCTTGGCTTTACCCTTTTATATCTGGTGCCGTTATATCTTAATGCTAAACACCAGGCCAAACTCGCTAAAACGTGGCTTTTTATACTGTTAATGGTGCATATCGCTATTTGTACTAATTTGTATGTCAGTAATCTATCCGGCTTCCACCTTTATTATTTTCTCGTCCCAACCGGCGCGTTTTTGTTATTCAACCTTGAAGATAAAACAGAAAAAATCGCCCTAAGCGTGCTCGCTAGCCTGCTGTACTTATATTGCGAAAATACCCCTAATAACACACCGCTGCTGCAATTAAGTGAACAGATGAACCATTTAATTTATCAATCTGTTGTTTTAGTGAATATGATAGAAGTAGTCATAGTGCTGACCTTATTTGTCAAACAAATCGAAAACAATGAACAGCAACTAAGAACACAGGCGACCACTGATGCTCTGACAGGGATCGCAAATCGCCGTTATTTTTTTCAACAAACCGAACAAGCTCTGGCTCAGGCTAAATTACAGCAACGCTCATTTTCTGTGCTGATCATAGATTTTGATTTATTTAAACAAATTAATGACAACTACGGGCACTTTTCCGGCGATGCTTGTTTAAAACAAGTTTGCTCGCTGATCAAAGACTATATCCGCCAGCAAGATTTATTTGCTCGTTTGGGTGGAGAAGAATTTGTCTTATCCCTAGTTGATACCAATAATTTAGAGGCAATTCTATTAGCTGAAAAACTTTGCCAACTGATCGCAAACTATCCAATATTAATTGATGAAGATACTCAAATTAATTGTACTGTCAGCATCGGAGTTGCTAGCTTAACTAAGGACAACGATAATTTAGATACCCTGCTTAACCAGGCTGATAAAGCGCTATACCAGGCAAAAGACCAAGGCAGAAACCGGGTACTAAGTGCTAATGCCAATTAAAGAGTGCTATGGCATTACTTAGTAACACTCAAACTTGCATTTTCTATTTCTTCAACCTCGGCTTTATGTAATTCCACCTGCTCTATTTTACTGAAACGGGTAGCAATTTTATCTGCCGACGTATGAATTTGCTTAACATCACCAGCCGCTTGGTCGATATGTTTTGCCAGATTATTAAAGCGAGTACGAAAGCGGCCAAAATCAGCAGATAACTCAGCTAAATGCGCTTGAATAATATGGACTTGTTCACGGGTTGCTTCATCTTTAATCACTGCGCGTGCCGTTGTCAAAATAGCCATCAAGGTTGTCGGTGATGTTAGCCACACTCTTTGCTTATTGGCAAACTCCACTAACTCAGGGTAATGACCATGTATTTCAGCAAATATCGCTTCTGCTGGTAAAAACATAATCGCACCATCTGCGGTTTCTTTCTCGATTAAGTATTTTTCACTGATATCTTTAATATGTTTTTTAATATCTGCCTTAAATTGACGCTCGGCCGCTTTACGTTCGAGTTCCACCACATTGATATCCGTCATTTTACGATAACTTTCTAAAGGAAATTTAGCATCTATCACCACGGTACCAGTTGGCTCAGGTAAAAACAGCACACAGTCGGCGATTTTTCCGTTTGATAAGGTATGTTGCAACGAAAAATGCTGCTCAGGTAAGACGTTGCGGATCAGTGAATTTAACTGTACTTCGCCAAATGCACCACGCGAACGCTTATCTGCCAAGACCTCCTGCAAGCTGACGACATTGGTTGATAACTCTGTGATCTTCTTTTGCGCATCATCAATTAACGCTAAACGTTTTAAAATATCATTAAAGGTTTTAGTAGTTTTATCAAAGCCATCCGCTAAACGCTTTTCAACCTGCTCACTGATTTCTTTGAGTTTATTGTCAGTGGCAGCTGTTAGCTCTTTCATTTTCTCGGCAATTTGTTCACTCGACGCTTGCAAGGATTTTCGCTGTTCATCACGATTCATCGCACTGGCTTTATTTAAATGCTCAACCAACTGATCAACCGCTTTTGATTGAGTCTGATTAAACTGCTGCTGGTGTTGATGTTGCACCGTTAACTGCTTTTCCGCCAATTCACTTTGCTGACGTAGTAACTTTATTTTACTGTCGGCTAACTGCTGATCGATACCATGCTTTAACTCATTAGCAGCGAGCGAACTTTGCTGATGATTTTGCGTAATACTGTGTTGTAGCTGCTGATGCTCTTTACTTAACAGCGCCTGCATCAGTTCAAGTTTATTGATTAACTGAAGCGCGTGATTATCACCAGCATTAGTGTTGTTATTGATTCGCTTTAACTGAAAAAACAAGATACCAAAACCAATAGATAGCAAAATAGTGAGCAGCATAGTTATGCACAGCACTAACTCTAATGGAGATAAATCAAAAGAAACAAGCAGGGATTCAATCAAAGATTTCAAGGAGACACTCCAACAAACACTGTATTTATTACCAGTTATTAGAGCATATTTTTTTAATCAGGTTAATGTTTTTATCTTAATAATGATCCAGTTAGCCAGCACTTAGTTTTCTGCCGCATCATCCATTTGTACTCGATCACCGATTTTGTTCAATATTTCAACTTCACCATTGCAAACCGCAATAATAGACTTGCCCACTTTATACTCTTCAGGAATAACCACCCGGCCATTTTCATTTTGCCGACAACATTTCACTTCATGCATCAATTCTAAGGAAATATCATTATAGTAAATGATGGTCACTGTTCTTAGCTTAGTCTCCATATTACCACACCCTTTTATTATTGATCAGCGCAACCTGTTGCGCGCTCCTTTAGGCAAGTCGAACTTTTAAATGGAATAAAATTTATACCGCAAGGTTCAACATGACCTAATTAAAGTGTAGTCATGAATCGCTAATTATGAGAAAAACAAATGATTAATTTCTAATCAGCAAGCAATAAAAAAACGCCTCATTAAGGCGTTTTTTCATCGTAATCAATAACTAGTACAGAAAAATTATTTTGATAATTGACTGTCTAATTCTTCGATTTTAGCCTGCCAAATTGCAGGACCTGTGACATGAGCTGATTCACCAGAGCTGTCAACCGCTACCGTGACTGGCATATCTTCCACTTCAAACTCGTAAATTGCTTCCATACCAAGCTCTTCAAATGCAACAACTCGAGATTTTTTTATAGCCTTAGACACTAGATAAGCAGCACCACCAACGGCCATTAAATAAACGGACTGATGGTTTTTAATACTTTCAACCGTTGCCGGACCACGTTCGGCTTTACCAATAGTGCCCAGTAAACCGGTATCCGATAACATCATTTCAGTAAATTTATCCATACGAGTCGCCGTTGTTGGGCCAGCAGGACCAACCGCTTCATCGTTAATCGCATCCACCGGACCTACGTAATAAATAAACTTATTAGTAAAATCAACGCCCTCAGGTAAGCCCTGGCCTGACGCCAACAACTCCTGGATTTTCTTATGAGCGGCATCACGACCCGTTAAAATTTTACCCGACAACAATACCGTTTCACCGGTTTTCCACTCGGCAATATCTGCCTTAGTTAAACCGTCAACATTAACCCGACGAACATTCTCACCCACTTCCCAGGTAATTTCTGGCCACTCTTCTAACTTAGGTGGTGTTAAATCTGCCGGACCTGAG of Thalassotalea insulae contains these proteins:
- a CDS encoding DNA recombination protein RmuC: MKSLIESLLVSFDLSPLELVLCITMLLTILLSIGFGILFFQLKRINNNTNAGDNHALQLINKLELMQALLSKEHQQLQHSITQNHQQSSLAANELKHGIDQQLADSKIKLLRQQSELAEKQLTVQHQHQQQFNQTQSKAVDQLVEHLNKASAMNRDEQRKSLQASSEQIAEKMKELTAATDNKLKEISEQVEKRLADGFDKTTKTFNDILKRLALIDDAQKKITELSTNVVSLQEVLADKRSRGAFGEVQLNSLIRNVLPEQHFSLQHTLSNGKIADCVLFLPEPTGTVVIDAKFPLESYRKMTDINVVELERKAAERQFKADIKKHIKDISEKYLIEKETADGAIMFLPAEAIFAEIHGHYPELVEFANKQRVWLTSPTTLMAILTTARAVIKDEATREQVHIIQAHLAELSADFGRFRTRFNNLAKHIDQAAGDVKQIHTSADKIATRFSKIEQVELHKAEVEEIENASLSVTK
- a CDS encoding TIGR02922 family protein; amino-acid sequence: METKLRTVTIIYYNDISLELMHEVKCCRQNENGRVVIPEEYKVGKSIIAVCNGEVEILNKIGDRVQMDDAAEN
- a CDS encoding GGDEF domain-containing protein, giving the protein MKLTNIVALITTVISGIYTLNYLLVLQHTTVAMINLGFTLLYLVPLYLNAKHQAKLAKTWLFILLMVHIAICTNLYVSNLSGFHLYYFLVPTGAFLLFNLEDKTEKIALSVLASLLYLYCENTPNNTPLLQLSEQMNHLIYQSVVLVNMIEVVIVLTLFVKQIENNEQQLRTQATTDALTGIANRRYFFQQTEQALAQAKLQQRSFSVLIIDFDLFKQINDNYGHFSGDACLKQVCSLIKDYIRQQDLFARLGGEEFVLSLVDTNNLEAILLAEKLCQLIANYPILIDEDTQINCTVSIGVASLTKDNDNLDTLLNQADKALYQAKDQGRNRVLSANAN
- a CDS encoding GGDEF domain-containing protein, which encodes MLQKLEGLKTTLWTGLAVSLTFAFAFYLQNKWQVKLALIEQVLYGILAVGILFSAQFSRTRITLLLIALSLFYLVKQGVIAGNSWLNANQQWLFVAVIFALAYLILIKDRGLLSIHGVMRLIGLTLCLGLAKGWLYAVDWLVQYNQQQPFIAFDIGAMVVLLPLYAVALFILYQSLRKPALFASSVLTSLVITNLFYQQQLTMPLSVLLSLIAIQYILVVVIDSYYLAYRDELTSLPSRRALNQYALSLGRKYCVAMIDIDHFKKFNDTYGHDIGDQVLKLVASKLATIRAGGRVFRYGGEEFTAIFPRKTAQDVIAELERLRQDIADYKIVIRQPLRKTKKARQGKTSNELKTVSVTISIGVSTRSVKESFEQTVKQADLALYRAKKKGRNNVSD
- a CDS encoding SGNH/GDSL hydrolase family protein translates to MHKVWRDIANTSKHYQLDEKHKKTQVINEVFAPMTCDWRAYLISGPVIYIFIGEVRGSMLYHIALILLGPVLYVQGKIVRKKTPLLPEPQGERGGESGNGDKLSLLIVGDSAAAGVGVDHQQDALCGRLLDALVSSCSVSWQLLANSGDSSAQLLSKLAKVPAIPVDVVVISIGVNDVTKLVSARLWTKNLTVIAELLRTKFSAKHIYYSSVPPMHLFPALPQPLRWWLGLRARQFNQIMRAVALTEIGCTFVQTPVIIDKRFIAADGFHPGQQAYKVWAEHVAQVIQSKESAG